A part of Desulfobacteraceae bacterium genomic DNA contains:
- a CDS encoding acetyl-CoA decarbonylase/synthase complex subunit delta has product MGFEFYKESYAGSIKEITLGSGNKAVTVGGETCYPFYQFEGKMPCKPKIAMEVWDIKPDDWPAAALKPFEDVVSDPVAWAKKCIESYGADLIVLQLKSTDPNGNDASPEAAAQTVKKVADAINVPLIAWGTANVKKDEAVFKKVAEECQDHTLVIGPVEDANHKGIGAAAMGYGHVIISSSPIDVNLAKQVNILLENLGVPMNRVIIDPTTGGLGYGMEYSYSVMERLRMAAMNQGDDKLQFPIINNLGNEVWKCKEAKQPVDEAPILGDPERRAIMMEAVGAVTYLLAGSDVLIMRHPESARMVRSFIDLALAGGAAAEVAPVAKRLDDVDIDLAALAPEPDLTITEEKKKGAPAAKAAPAAAAKAAPAAPAAKPAPAAKAAPAPAAEAKPAPVKEAPAVDPEAEAKAKAAAEAQAKADAEAKAKAEAEAKAKAEADAKAKAEAEAKAKADAEAQAAAAEKAKIEAEMDEIRAKRAKEREARMAQSGAHGAAKAAGEVKKTPAEVQKPSIDKVVDKLQWIHRRHAS; this is encoded by the coding sequence TTGGGCTTCGAATTTTACAAAGAATCTTATGCCGGGAGCATAAAGGAAATCACCTTGGGCAGTGGCAACAAGGCGGTCACTGTCGGTGGGGAAACATGCTACCCCTTCTACCAGTTCGAGGGGAAGATGCCCTGCAAGCCCAAAATCGCGATGGAAGTCTGGGACATCAAACCCGATGATTGGCCCGCAGCCGCGCTCAAACCCTTCGAGGATGTCGTTTCAGATCCGGTGGCATGGGCCAAGAAATGCATCGAATCCTACGGCGCCGACCTGATCGTGCTGCAGTTGAAAAGCACCGACCCCAACGGCAACGACGCCAGTCCCGAGGCCGCCGCCCAAACCGTCAAGAAAGTCGCCGACGCGATCAACGTTCCGCTGATCGCCTGGGGCACCGCCAACGTCAAGAAGGACGAGGCGGTATTCAAGAAAGTGGCCGAGGAATGCCAGGATCACACCCTGGTGATCGGGCCTGTGGAAGATGCCAACCACAAGGGCATCGGGGCTGCCGCCATGGGCTACGGCCACGTCATCATCTCCTCCTCCCCGATCGACGTCAACCTCGCCAAACAGGTCAACATCCTGCTCGAAAACCTCGGTGTCCCGATGAACCGCGTGATTATTGACCCCACCACCGGCGGGCTGGGCTACGGCATGGAGTACAGCTACTCGGTGATGGAGCGCCTGCGCATGGCGGCCATGAACCAGGGGGACGACAAACTGCAGTTTCCGATCATCAACAACCTGGGCAACGAGGTCTGGAAGTGCAAGGAGGCCAAACAGCCCGTGGATGAGGCGCCGATCCTGGGGGACCCTGAAAGACGGGCCATCATGATGGAGGCCGTTGGGGCCGTGACTTACCTCCTGGCCGGCTCGGATGTGCTTATCATGCGTCACCCCGAATCCGCTCGAATGGTGCGCTCCTTCATCGATCTGGCCCTGGCCGGCGGCGCCGCCGCTGAGGTCGCCCCCGTCGCCAAACGGCTGGATGATGTCGATATCGACCTGGCCGCGCTCGCCCCGGAGCCGGACCTGACCATCACGGAAGAAAAGAAGAAAGGCGCGCCGGCTGCCAAAGCCGCTCCGGCTGCCGCCGCCAAGGCCGCACCGGCCGCTCCGGCCGCCAAACCCGCACCGGCAGCCAAGGCCGCCCCGGCACCGGCGGCTGAAGCCAAGCCCGCCCCGGTAAAGGAGGCACCCGCGGTCGATCCGGAGGCCGAAGCCAAGGCCAAAGCGGCGGCGGAAGCCCAGGCCAAGGCCGATGCGGAAGCCAAGGCCAAAGCCGAAGCCGAGGCCAAGGCCAAGGCCGAAGCGGATGCCAAGGCCAAAGCCGAGGCCGAAGCCAAGGCCAAGGCGGATGCCGAAGCCCAGGCCGCCGCGGCCGAGAAGGCCAAGATCGAGGCCGAAATGGACGAGATCCGCGCCAAGCGGGCCAAAGAACGCGAGGCCCGGATGGCCCAAAGCGGTGCCCACGGTGCGGCCAAGGCCGCCGGCGAGGTCAAGAAGACCCCCGCCGAAGTCCAGAAGCCCAGCATCGACAAGGTCGTCGACAAACTGCAGTGGATTCACCGACGCCACGCTTCCTGA
- a CDS encoding ASKHA domain-containing protein, producing MSSFSVTFLPHNLKATLNAGEPLIRAAMAAGVHINASCGGEGVCGKCRVVIESGEVEGGISEKLSQADIAAGVRLACQTRVLSDAVVRIPIESAVDASVLNRTVAERRTARIRQMNFNDLKEQGLFVPPVEKRFLELPEPTAQDNLPDVTRLISFLHVHFGDHRLEVDLPVLRKIPDVLRADNFRVTATIARPVRPDGKNRIINIQAGDTTGHSYAVAVDIGTTTIFGQLLDLDTGEVLAQHGDFNGQISYGEDVISRIVFFEKNGMDKLQAAVLKTTNQIIDRIVRKAAIDRDNITHITLAGNTTMTQLFCGISPRYLRRSPYVPASTLYPPIRAVDLGLALGDHAMALFYPQISSYVGGDIVAGVMGSGMYLREELTLFMDIGTNAEIVIGNKDWMACAACSAGPAFEGGGIKFGMRAEKGAIEDFSLDPLTLEPMNITVGNVGVRGICGSGLINIVAALFEAGVIDNLGKFNRDLPTDRVRETDGIWEYVLARADVTQIGRDVVLTEIDIDNLIRAKGAMYSGCMTLLDEVGLGIENLERIILAGGFGSYVDLEKAMTIGLLPEIDLDKVIFVGNSSLLGARMSSLTNRIRRDVTAVTRMMTNFELSETTSYMDHYVAALFLPHTDIDLFPKVKERMAARRHVAP from the coding sequence ATGAGCAGCTTTAGCGTCACATTCCTGCCCCACAACCTCAAGGCCACCCTGAACGCGGGGGAGCCGCTGATCCGGGCCGCGATGGCGGCCGGGGTGCATATCAACGCCTCCTGCGGCGGGGAGGGGGTCTGCGGCAAATGCCGCGTTGTCATCGAAAGCGGCGAGGTCGAAGGGGGGATCAGCGAGAAGCTCAGCCAAGCGGACATCGCCGCCGGCGTCCGCCTGGCCTGTCAGACCCGGGTTCTCAGCGATGCCGTCGTACGCATTCCGATCGAATCGGCCGTCGACGCCAGCGTGCTCAACCGGACTGTGGCCGAGCGGCGCACCGCGCGCATCCGGCAGATGAACTTCAACGACCTCAAGGAGCAGGGGCTCTTTGTGCCGCCGGTTGAAAAGCGCTTTCTGGAGTTGCCCGAGCCCACCGCCCAGGACAACCTGCCGGACGTCACCCGTCTGATCAGCTTTCTGCACGTCCATTTCGGCGATCACCGCCTGGAGGTGGACCTGCCGGTGCTGCGCAAGATCCCCGATGTCCTGCGGGCCGACAACTTCCGCGTCACCGCGACAATCGCCCGGCCGGTGCGTCCCGACGGCAAAAACCGGATTATCAACATCCAGGCCGGCGACACCACCGGCCACTCCTATGCCGTGGCGGTGGACATCGGCACCACCACCATCTTCGGCCAGCTGCTGGACCTCGACACAGGCGAGGTGCTGGCCCAGCACGGGGACTTCAACGGCCAGATCAGCTACGGCGAGGATGTCATCAGCCGGATCGTTTTTTTCGAAAAAAACGGCATGGACAAGCTCCAAGCGGCCGTTCTGAAAACCACCAACCAGATCATCGACCGGATCGTGCGCAAGGCCGCCATCGACCGTGACAACATCACCCACATCACCCTGGCCGGCAACACCACCATGACTCAGCTTTTCTGCGGCATCAGCCCGCGCTACCTGCGGCGTTCGCCGTATGTGCCGGCCTCCACCCTCTACCCCCCGATCCGTGCGGTGGACCTGGGGCTGGCCCTCGGCGACCACGCCATGGCGCTTTTCTACCCGCAGATCTCCAGCTACGTCGGCGGGGATATCGTGGCCGGGGTGATGGGCTCGGGCATGTACCTGCGCGAGGAACTGACGCTTTTCATGGACATCGGCACCAACGCCGAGATCGTCATCGGCAACAAGGACTGGATGGCCTGCGCCGCCTGCTCGGCGGGCCCGGCCTTCGAGGGCGGGGGGATCAAATTCGGGATGCGCGCCGAAAAGGGCGCCATCGAGGACTTCTCGCTGGACCCGCTGACCCTGGAGCCGATGAACATCACCGTCGGCAACGTCGGGGTGCGGGGCATCTGCGGCTCCGGCCTGATCAACATCGTCGCCGCGCTCTTCGAGGCCGGCGTGATCGACAACCTGGGCAAGTTCAACCGTGATCTGCCCACCGACCGCGTGCGCGAAACCGACGGCATCTGGGAGTATGTGCTCGCCCGTGCCGACGTTACCCAGATCGGCCGTGATGTCGTGCTCACCGAAATCGACATCGACAACCTGATCCGCGCAAAGGGCGCCATGTACAGCGGCTGCATGACCCTTCTGGACGAGGTCGGGCTGGGCATCGAAAATCTGGAGCGGATCATTCTGGCCGGCGGCTTCGGCAGCTACGTGGATCTCGAAAAGGCCATGACCATCGGGCTCTTACCCGAAATCGACCTGGACAAGGTGATCTTCGTGGGCAACAGCTCGCTTCTGGGGGCCCGCATGAGCTCGCTTACCAACCGCATCCGGCGGGACGTGACGGCAGTCACCCGGATGATGACCAACTTCGAGCTGTCGGAGACCACCTCCTATATGGATCACTACGTGGCGGCGCTTTTCCTGCCCCACACCGACATCGATCTGTTTCCCAAGGTCAAGGAGCGGATGGCGGCGCGCCGCCACGTGGCACCCTGA